A window of the Tripterygium wilfordii isolate XIE 37 chromosome 12, ASM1340144v1, whole genome shotgun sequence genome harbors these coding sequences:
- the LOC120010374 gene encoding wall-associated receptor kinase-like 20 yields MMVLIFIVLSLVTQVSALDACPKCGSIDIPYPLSTADDCGDPRYRIYCNNGNLEFLSAEGLYYKILSINPSTYKLVISPPQVPPNMCYSSDVSVGGLRLDDNLPFNISSRNTVMLLNCSESILLSPLNCSSNSICRLFEEAREGSGCKGTLCCHYLKDGSMNAHRIRVRIGGCTAYTSVVDIKPEDPIDSWNYGIELQWIPLT; encoded by the coding sequence ATGATGGTTCTAATCTTTATTGTGCTCAGTTTAGTTACTCAAGTGTCAGCCCTTGATGCTTGTCCTAAATGTGGCAGCATTGATATCCCTTACCCACTTAGCACAGCTGATGACTGTGGTGATCCTAGGTACAGAATTTATTGCAACAATGGCAATTTAGAGTTCCTGTCGGCTGAAGGGCTTTATTATAAGATCCTCAGCATAAATCCAAGTACTTATAAGCTTGTTATTAGTCCTCCCCAAGTACCCCCAAACATGTGTTACTCTTCTGATGTAAGCGTAGGTGGATTAAGGCTTGACGATAACTTGCCTTTCAACATATCCAGTCGTAATACTGTCATGTTATTGAACTGCTCTGAGTCAATCCTTTTGTCTCCATTGAACTGTTCATCAAACAGCATTTGCAGGCTGTTTGAGGAAGCCAGGGAGGGAAGTGGCTGTAAAGGTACACTTTGTTGCCATTACTTGAAAGATGGATCCATGAACGCGCATAGGATTAGAGTAAGGATTGGAGGCTGCACTGCTTATACTTCTGTAGTGGATATAAAGCCTGAAGACCCTATTGATTCATGGAACTATGGCATTGAGCTCCAATGGATTCCTCTGACttga
- the LOC120010117 gene encoding uncharacterized protein LOC120010117, giving the protein MGRGGKAISKRRIGDNNSGSDDSDEDYVVSDEENEVSGENSEGFCDSLDGDASEESFGSFVDREELEEEEEVKKVKKVVKLGAKKGSLPNGKAEGNKTTRKRKRVSYEEEDDDGDDDYIYDEKDDDVDGDDDDEEFVPCQDDYFDEEEESRVKREKKTTNLKGRNRGMRKKGPARSQKRRKKTVFQKKPLAKKGRNNRRLKRKARVDNDAVNYDDFLDNDPADRKGSKKNLRGRKRKLAVSSDTDFVSSGSSDYEYTISEEEREQIREAGELCPNLRTHLRSSLSSKIMQEDRNLQQQINLLGRKGKEKIEGAKCQLGKQVCGICFSEEDKRRLRGTLDCCSHYFCFTCIMEWSKVESRCPLCKQRFKTITKPARSAVVGLRDVLIQIPERDQVYQPSEEELRSYLDPYENVICAECHEGGDDGLMLLCDLCDSSAHTYCVGLGWQVPEGNWYCEGCRPFALGSSSSQAQVSLSDQRMTSNNVFGRPFPVIMGGSLDPSLVSPRTPSTQAFGNTHSPRFPVGEVPPASPASLAGAPTLSGRRWIHRQIQYLLSMSRMNPTESRTDGISTANLATDFLNSQIDQDRETARQNTRAQDMETSHCAFLQERLQNNSSTPTQSRDFVSSGLSHLRLQAIQDPPSTVNVDECVNLTLWPYLGGINSMLGNEELRQFSRSSVVLDGNLPPCPVRQESQFYMAKEQLQSLVKSHLKNLSRDVDLDNGTYKEIARSSTHTILAACGLDHKKREVHALPAPPNCTHDADRAADGQTSLMEGCCSSCFDSFVRYVVKSILDTRMPQWLSLGL; this is encoded by the exons ATGGGAAGGGGAGGGAAGGCTATTTCTAAGAGAAGAATTGGAGATAATAACAGCGGATCCGATGATTCGGATGAGGATTATGTTGTTTctgatgaagaaaatgaagtaTCTGGTGAAAACTCCGAGGGATTTTGCGATTCCTTAGATGGGGATGCATCTGAAGAGAGTTTTGGTAGCTTTGTTGACAGGGAGgagctggaggaggaggaggaagtgaAAAAAGTAAAGAAGGTTGTTAAATTGGGAGCAAAGAAGGGTTCTTTGCCAAATGGGAAAGCTGAAGGTAATAAAACAACTCGAAAGAGAAAGAGGGTATCTTATGAAGAGGAAGATGACGATGGTGACGATGATTACATTTATGATGAAAAAGATGATGATGTAGATGGggacgatgatgatgaggagTTTGTACCCTGTCAAGATGATTATtttgacgaagaagaagaatcaagggtgaaaagggaaaaaaagactACTAATCTGAAGGGGAGAAACCGGGGTATGAGGAAAAAGGGCCCTGCTAGATCCCagaaaaggaggaagaaaaCTGTGTTTCAGAAGAAACCTTTGGCTAAGAAAGGAAGAAATAATCGTAGGTTGAAAAGGAAAGCACGAGTAGACAATGATGCTGTTAACTATGATGATTTCCTCGACAATGATCCTGCTGACAGAAAAGGGAGCAAGAAAAATTTGAggggaagaaaaaggaaactTGCTGTATCATCAGATACTGATTTTGTGTCTTCAGGATCTTCAGATTATGAGTATACCATATCTGAGGAAGAAAGAGAGCAAATAAGAGAAGCTGGTGAACTTTGTCCGAATTTGAGAACACATTTGAGGAGTTCACTGTCTTCAAAGATAATGCAGGAAGATAGGAATTTACAGCAACAAATAAATCTGCTAGGAAGGAAAGGTAAAGAGAAGATAGAAGGGGCGAAATGTCAGTTAGGAAAGCAGGTTTGCGGAATCTGTTTCTCTGAAGAAGATAAAAGGAGATTGAGGGGAACATTGGACTGTTGTAGTCATTATTTCTGTTTCACTTGTATTATGGAGTGGTCGAAAGTGGAATCTCGTTGCCCTTTGTGCAAGCAGAGGTTTAAGACAATCACTAAGCCTGCTAGGTCAGCAGTTGTTGGTTTGAGAGATGTGTTGATACAAATTCCTGAGCGTGATCAG GTCTATCAACCATCTGAGGAAGAGCTCAGGAGTTACCTTGATCCATATGAGAACGTAATATGTGCAGAGTGCCATGAAGGTGGGGACGATGGCCTCATGTTACTCTGCGATCTCTGTGATTCATCAGCTCACACTTACTGCGTTGGTCTTGGGTGGCAAGTTCCCGAAGGTAATTGGTACTGTGAAGGTTGTAGACCTTTTGCTCTGGGATCCTCAAGTTCACAAGCTCAAGTTTCTTTGTCGGATCAAAGGATGACAAGCAACAATGTATTTGGTAGACCATTTCCCGTTATAATGGGTGGAAGTTTGGATCCCTCTCTAGTTTCGCCTCGCACACCATCAACTCAAGCATTTGGGAATACCCACTCTCCCAGATTTCCTGTTGGAGAGGTTCCACCAGCTTCTCCAGCATCTTTAGCTGGGGCACCAACTCTATCTGGGAGGCGCTGGATACATCGCCAAATACAGTATCTCCTTTCTATGAGCAGAATGAATCCTACAGAAAGTAGAACAGATGGGATTTCAACCGCCAATTTGGCTACTGATTTTCTGAACTCTCAAATTGACCAGGACAGGGAAACAGCCAGACAAAATACAAGGGCGCAAGACATGGAGACATCACATTGTGCTTTCTTACAAGAGAGATTACAGAATAATTCTTCTACGCCAACACAAAGTAGGGATTTTGTTTCTTCAGGATTAAGCCATTTGAGACTGCAGGCAATTCAGGATCCTCCTTCTACTGTGAATGTGGATGAATGTGTCAATTTGACATTATGGCCTTACCTTGGAGGAATTAATTCTATGTTGGGTAATGAGGAACTGCGGCAATTCAGCAGATCCAGTGTTGTTTTAGATGGTAATTTGCCCCCATGTCCTGTTAGACAGGAGAGCCAATTTTACATGGCAAAGGAGCAATTGCAATCATTGGTCAAAAGCCATTTGAAAAATTTATCCCGAGATGTTGATTTAG ACAATGGTACTTATAAGGAAATTGCCAGGAGTTCTACTCATACAATCTTAGCTGCTTGTGGACTTGATCACAAGAAGAGAGAGGTGCATGCCCTGCCTGCTCCACCAAATTGTACTCATGATGCTGATAGAGCCGCAGATGGGCAGACTAGTCTAATGGAAGGATGTTGCTCTTCGTGTTTCGATTCTTTTGTAAGGTATGTGGTGAAAAGTATCCTGGACACAAGGATGCCTCAATGGTTGAGTTTAGGTCTTTAG
- the LOC120010142 gene encoding protein DEHYDRATION-INDUCED 19 homolog 3-like isoform X2, whose amino-acid sequence MDADSWSARLSSSSNSKRYQSALQSRSDMYMVFEEVDGDDDIREEFPCPFCSEYFDIVGLCCHIDDEHPMEAKNGEAVCLQVCPVCALRVGIDMVAHITLQHGNVFRMQRKRKSRKGGSHSTLSLLRKELREGNLQSLFGGSSCTVSSSNAASDPLLSSFILPIADDYTSSRPSFSAEPSSAKKSSDQIKSEVNVKAAPLSIKDQEEKAKRCEFVQGLLLSTMLDDIL is encoded by the exons ATGGATGCTGACTCGTGGAGCGCTCGTCTTTCGTCGTCCTCTAACTCTAAGCGGTATCAGTCCGCTCTTCAATCGCGATCTG ATATGTACATGGTGTTTGAAGAAGTTGATGGAGATGATGATATAAGGGAGGAGTTTCCATGCCCTTTCTGTTCAGAATATTTTGACATTGTTGGATTGTGCTGCCACATTGATGATGAGCATCCTATGGAGGCAAAGAATGGG GAGGCTGTTTGTTTGCAGGTTTGTCCTGTATGTGCATTGAGGGTTGGGATTGATATGGTTGCTCACATAACGCTACAACATGGGAACGTATTCAGG ATGCAGCGTAAGAGGAAATCACGTAAAGGTGGATCTCATTCGACACTTTCTTTGTTGAGGAAGGAGCTGCGAGAAGGAAATCTACAATCCCTTTTTGGGGGTTCTTCTTGTACAGTCTCCTCATCTAATGCTGCATCAGATCCATTGTTGTCTTCATTTATATTGCCTATAGCTGACGATTACACTAGCTCTCGGCCTTCTTTTTCTGCTGAACCGAGCTCAGCCAAGAAAAGCTCAGACCAGATCAAATCAGAAGT AAATGTTAAGGCAGCTCCACTCTCAATCAAGGATCAGGAGGAAAAGGCGAAAAGATGTGAGTTTGTACAAGGGCTACTCCTTT CTACCATGCTTGATGATATCTTATAA
- the LOC120010142 gene encoding protein DEHYDRATION-INDUCED 19 homolog 3-like isoform X1 translates to MDADSWSARLSSSSNSKRYQSALQSRSDMYMVFEEVDGDDDIREEFPCPFCSEYFDIVGLCCHIDDEHPMEAKNGEAVCLQVCPVCALRVGIDMVAHITLQHGNVFRMQRKRKSRKGGSHSTLSLLRKELREGNLQSLFGGSSCTVSSSNAASDPLLSSFILPIADDYTSSRPSFSAEPSSAKKSSDQIKSEVNVKAAPLSIKDQEEKAKRCEFVQGLLLSTMLDDIL, encoded by the exons ATGGATGCTGACTCGTGGAGCGCTCGTCTTTCGTCGTCCTCTAACTCTAAGCGGTATCAGTCCGCTCTTCAATCGCGATCTG ATATGTACATGGTGTTTGAAGAAGTTGATGGAGATGATGATATAAGGGAGGAGTTTCCATGCCCTTTCTGTTCAGAATATTTTGACATTGTTGGATTGTGCTGCCACATTGATGATGAGCATCCTATGGAGGCAAAGAATGGG GAGGCTGTTTGTTTGCAGGTTTGTCCTGTATGTGCATTGAGGGTTGGGATTGATATGGTTGCTCACATAACGCTACAACATGGGAACGTATTCAGG ATGCAGCGTAAGAGGAAATCACGTAAAGGTGGATCTCATTCGACACTTTCTTTGTTGAGGAAGGAGCTGCGAGAAGGAAATCTACAATCCCTTTTTGGGGGTTCTTCTTGTACAGTCTCCTCATCTAATGCTGCATCAGATCCATTGTTGTCTTCATTTATATTGCCTATAGCTGACGATTACACTAGCTCTCGGCCTTCTTTTTCTGCTGAACCGAGCTCAGCCAAGAAAAGCTCAGACCAGATCAAATCAGAAGT AAATGTTAAGGCAGCTCCACTCTCAATCAAGGATCAGGAGGAAAAGGCGAAAAGATGTGAGTTTGTACAAGGGCTACTCCTTTCGACCATGCTTGATGATATCTTATAA
- the LOC120010142 gene encoding protein DEHYDRATION-INDUCED 19 homolog 3-like isoform X3: MDADSWSARLSSSSNSKRYQSALQSRSDMYMVFEEVDGDDDIREEFPCPFCSEYFDIVGLCCHIDDEHPMEAKNGVCPVCALRVGIDMVAHITLQHGNVFRMQRKRKSRKGGSHSTLSLLRKELREGNLQSLFGGSSCTVSSSNAASDPLLSSFILPIADDYTSSRPSFSAEPSSAKKSSDQIKSEVNVKAAPLSIKDQEEKAKRCEFVQGLLLSTMLDDIL, encoded by the exons ATGGATGCTGACTCGTGGAGCGCTCGTCTTTCGTCGTCCTCTAACTCTAAGCGGTATCAGTCCGCTCTTCAATCGCGATCTG ATATGTACATGGTGTTTGAAGAAGTTGATGGAGATGATGATATAAGGGAGGAGTTTCCATGCCCTTTCTGTTCAGAATATTTTGACATTGTTGGATTGTGCTGCCACATTGATGATGAGCATCCTATGGAGGCAAAGAATGGG GTTTGTCCTGTATGTGCATTGAGGGTTGGGATTGATATGGTTGCTCACATAACGCTACAACATGGGAACGTATTCAGG ATGCAGCGTAAGAGGAAATCACGTAAAGGTGGATCTCATTCGACACTTTCTTTGTTGAGGAAGGAGCTGCGAGAAGGAAATCTACAATCCCTTTTTGGGGGTTCTTCTTGTACAGTCTCCTCATCTAATGCTGCATCAGATCCATTGTTGTCTTCATTTATATTGCCTATAGCTGACGATTACACTAGCTCTCGGCCTTCTTTTTCTGCTGAACCGAGCTCAGCCAAGAAAAGCTCAGACCAGATCAAATCAGAAGT AAATGTTAAGGCAGCTCCACTCTCAATCAAGGATCAGGAGGAAAAGGCGAAAAGATGTGAGTTTGTACAAGGGCTACTCCTTTCGACCATGCTTGATGATATCTTATAA
- the LOC120010142 gene encoding protein DEHYDRATION-INDUCED 19 homolog 3-like isoform X4: MDADSWSARLSSSSNSKRYQSALQSRSDMYMVFEEVDGDDDIREEFPCPFCSEYFDIVGLCCHIDDEHPMEAKNGRKRKSRKGGSHSTLSLLRKELREGNLQSLFGGSSCTVSSSNAASDPLLSSFILPIADDYTSSRPSFSAEPSSAKKSSDQIKSEVNVKAAPLSIKDQEEKAKRCEFVQGLLLSTMLDDIL, from the exons ATGGATGCTGACTCGTGGAGCGCTCGTCTTTCGTCGTCCTCTAACTCTAAGCGGTATCAGTCCGCTCTTCAATCGCGATCTG ATATGTACATGGTGTTTGAAGAAGTTGATGGAGATGATGATATAAGGGAGGAGTTTCCATGCCCTTTCTGTTCAGAATATTTTGACATTGTTGGATTGTGCTGCCACATTGATGATGAGCATCCTATGGAGGCAAAGAATGGG CGTAAGAGGAAATCACGTAAAGGTGGATCTCATTCGACACTTTCTTTGTTGAGGAAGGAGCTGCGAGAAGGAAATCTACAATCCCTTTTTGGGGGTTCTTCTTGTACAGTCTCCTCATCTAATGCTGCATCAGATCCATTGTTGTCTTCATTTATATTGCCTATAGCTGACGATTACACTAGCTCTCGGCCTTCTTTTTCTGCTGAACCGAGCTCAGCCAAGAAAAGCTCAGACCAGATCAAATCAGAAGT AAATGTTAAGGCAGCTCCACTCTCAATCAAGGATCAGGAGGAAAAGGCGAAAAGATGTGAGTTTGTACAAGGGCTACTCCTTTCGACCATGCTTGATGATATCTTATAA
- the LOC120010127 gene encoding syntaxin-43-like isoform X2, with translation MATRNRTLIFRRYRDALKSVRVPASSSAPSTSSGGGGPVIEMVSTSLLNPNRSYAPLSTEDPGNVRGALTVGLPPDWVDVSEEIAANVQRARTKMNELAKAHSKALMPSFGDGKEDQRRIEALTHEITDLLRKSEKRLQRLSPAGPFEDSSIRKNVQRSLATDLQNLSMELRKKQSTYLKRLQQQKEGQDGVDLEMNLNGSRPRIDDDDFDDMVFNEHQMAKLKKSEAFTAEREREIQQVVESVNELAQIMKDLSVLVIDQGTIVDRIDYNIQNVATTVDEGLKQLQKAERTQKKGGMVMCVTVLIIMCFVMLVLLILKEILF, from the exons ATGGCGACGAGGAATCGGACTTTAATATTCAGGAGGTACAGGGATGCGTTAAAGAGCGTGCGTGTCCCAGCGAGCTCCTCAGCGCCGTCCACGAGTTCTGGTGGTGGCGGTCCTGTGATTGAGATGGTGAGCACATCGCTTCTCAATCCCAATCGGTCTTATGCTCCTCTCAGTACTGAAGATCCCGGAAATGTAAG AGGTGCACTGACAGTGGGCTTACCACCTGATTGGGTGGATGTATCTGAAGAAATAGCTGCAAATGTGCAACGGGCACGGacaaaaatgaatgaattagCCAAGGCTCATTCCAAAGCTTTAATGCCTTCATTTGGAGATGGAAAAGAAGACCAACGCAGGATTGAGGCTCTCACCCATGAGATCACTGATCTTCTGAGGAAATCAGAGAAGAGGTTACAAAGACTTTCTCCAGCTGGGCCTTTTGAGGATTCAAGTATTAGGAAGAATGTGCAG CGCTCTCTTGCCACTGACCTTCAGAACCTTTCAATGGAGCTTCGCAAGAAACAGTCAACGTATTTGAAGCGTCTCCAGCAGCAAAAAGAG GGTCAAGATGGAGTTGACCTGGAGATGAATCTGAATGGGAGTAGACcaagaattgatgatgatgattttgacgATATG gtGTTTAATGAGCATCAGATGGCAAAGCTAAAGAAAAGCGAGGCATTCACAGCCGAGAGGGAAAGAGAGATCCAACAG GTTGTAGAATCAGTGAATGAACTTGCACAGATCATGAAAGACCTGTCGGTACTTGTGATAGACCAG GGTACTATTGTTGATAGGATAGACTATAACATTCAGAATGTTGCAACCACGGTGGATGAGGGCCTGAAACAGCTTCAGAAG GCAGAGagaacacaaaaaaaaggtgGAATGGTAATGTGTGTTACGGTGCTAATTATCATGTGCTTTGTCATGTTGGTCCTCCTAATCCTGAAGGAAATACTCTTTTGA
- the LOC120010127 gene encoding syntaxin-43-like isoform X1 — MATRNRTLIFRRYRDALKSVRVPASSSAPSTSSGGGGPVIEMVSTSLLNPNRSYAPLSTEDPGNVSRGALTVGLPPDWVDVSEEIAANVQRARTKMNELAKAHSKALMPSFGDGKEDQRRIEALTHEITDLLRKSEKRLQRLSPAGPFEDSSIRKNVQRSLATDLQNLSMELRKKQSTYLKRLQQQKEGQDGVDLEMNLNGSRPRIDDDDFDDMVFNEHQMAKLKKSEAFTAEREREIQQVVESVNELAQIMKDLSVLVIDQGTIVDRIDYNIQNVATTVDEGLKQLQKAERTQKKGGMVMCVTVLIIMCFVMLVLLILKEILF, encoded by the exons ATGGCGACGAGGAATCGGACTTTAATATTCAGGAGGTACAGGGATGCGTTAAAGAGCGTGCGTGTCCCAGCGAGCTCCTCAGCGCCGTCCACGAGTTCTGGTGGTGGCGGTCCTGTGATTGAGATGGTGAGCACATCGCTTCTCAATCCCAATCGGTCTTATGCTCCTCTCAGTACTGAAGATCCCGGAAATGTAAG TAGAGGTGCACTGACAGTGGGCTTACCACCTGATTGGGTGGATGTATCTGAAGAAATAGCTGCAAATGTGCAACGGGCACGGacaaaaatgaatgaattagCCAAGGCTCATTCCAAAGCTTTAATGCCTTCATTTGGAGATGGAAAAGAAGACCAACGCAGGATTGAGGCTCTCACCCATGAGATCACTGATCTTCTGAGGAAATCAGAGAAGAGGTTACAAAGACTTTCTCCAGCTGGGCCTTTTGAGGATTCAAGTATTAGGAAGAATGTGCAG CGCTCTCTTGCCACTGACCTTCAGAACCTTTCAATGGAGCTTCGCAAGAAACAGTCAACGTATTTGAAGCGTCTCCAGCAGCAAAAAGAG GGTCAAGATGGAGTTGACCTGGAGATGAATCTGAATGGGAGTAGACcaagaattgatgatgatgattttgacgATATG gtGTTTAATGAGCATCAGATGGCAAAGCTAAAGAAAAGCGAGGCATTCACAGCCGAGAGGGAAAGAGAGATCCAACAG GTTGTAGAATCAGTGAATGAACTTGCACAGATCATGAAAGACCTGTCGGTACTTGTGATAGACCAG GGTACTATTGTTGATAGGATAGACTATAACATTCAGAATGTTGCAACCACGGTGGATGAGGGCCTGAAACAGCTTCAGAAG GCAGAGagaacacaaaaaaaaggtgGAATGGTAATGTGTGTTACGGTGCTAATTATCATGTGCTTTGTCATGTTGGTCCTCCTAATCCTGAAGGAAATACTCTTTTGA
- the LOC120010127 gene encoding syntaxin-43-like isoform X3, with translation MLLSVLKIPEIRGALTVGLPPDWVDVSEEIAANVQRARTKMNELAKAHSKALMPSFGDGKEDQRRIEALTHEITDLLRKSEKRLQRLSPAGPFEDSSIRKNVQRSLATDLQNLSMELRKKQSTYLKRLQQQKEGQDGVDLEMNLNGSRPRIDDDDFDDMVFNEHQMAKLKKSEAFTAEREREIQQVVESVNELAQIMKDLSVLVIDQGTIVDRIDYNIQNVATTVDEGLKQLQKAERTQKKGGMVMCVTVLIIMCFVMLVLLILKEILF, from the exons ATGCTCCTCTCAGTACTGAAGATCCCGGAAAT TAGAGGTGCACTGACAGTGGGCTTACCACCTGATTGGGTGGATGTATCTGAAGAAATAGCTGCAAATGTGCAACGGGCACGGacaaaaatgaatgaattagCCAAGGCTCATTCCAAAGCTTTAATGCCTTCATTTGGAGATGGAAAAGAAGACCAACGCAGGATTGAGGCTCTCACCCATGAGATCACTGATCTTCTGAGGAAATCAGAGAAGAGGTTACAAAGACTTTCTCCAGCTGGGCCTTTTGAGGATTCAAGTATTAGGAAGAATGTGCAG CGCTCTCTTGCCACTGACCTTCAGAACCTTTCAATGGAGCTTCGCAAGAAACAGTCAACGTATTTGAAGCGTCTCCAGCAGCAAAAAGAG GGTCAAGATGGAGTTGACCTGGAGATGAATCTGAATGGGAGTAGACcaagaattgatgatgatgattttgacgATATG gtGTTTAATGAGCATCAGATGGCAAAGCTAAAGAAAAGCGAGGCATTCACAGCCGAGAGGGAAAGAGAGATCCAACAG GTTGTAGAATCAGTGAATGAACTTGCACAGATCATGAAAGACCTGTCGGTACTTGTGATAGACCAG GGTACTATTGTTGATAGGATAGACTATAACATTCAGAATGTTGCAACCACGGTGGATGAGGGCCTGAAACAGCTTCAGAAG GCAGAGagaacacaaaaaaaaggtgGAATGGTAATGTGTGTTACGGTGCTAATTATCATGTGCTTTGTCATGTTGGTCCTCCTAATCCTGAAGGAAATACTCTTTTGA
- the LOC120010080 gene encoding calreticulin-like, with protein MANLKLLSLVLFSLLAIASATVYFEERFDDGWENRWVKSDWKKDETMAGEWNYTSGKWNGDPNDKGIQTSEDYRFYAISAEFPEFSNKDKTLVFQFSVKHEQKLDCGGGYMKLLSGEVDQKKFGGDTPYSIMFGPDICGYSTKKVHAILTYNDTNHLIKKEVPCETDQLTHVYTFIIRPDATYSIRIDNEEKQTGSLYSDWSLLPPKEIKDPEAKKPEDWDDKEYIPDPEDQKPEGYDDILKEIPDPDAKKPEDWDDEEDGEWTTPTIPNPEYKGPWKPKKIKNPNYKGKWKAPMIDNPDFKDDPDLYVFPNLKYVGIELWQVKSGTLFDNVLITDDAEYANKVAEETWGKNKDAEKAAFEEAEKQSEEEEKKDDAIDSDAEDEDDADDAEGDDSDVDNKSEDVAETKEDEDVHDEL; from the exons ATGGCTAACCTTAAACTTCTCTCTCTGGTTCTCTTCTCACTCCTCGCGATCGCCTCTGCAACGGTTTACTTCGAAGAACGTTTCGATG ATGGATGGGAAAATCGATGGGTTAAATCTGATTGGAAGAAAGATGAGACCATGGCTGGGGAATGGAATTATACATCTGGAAAATGGAATGGAGATCCCAATGACAAAG GTATCCAAACAAGTGAAGACTACAGATTCTATGCTATTTCAGCTGAGTTTCCCGAATTTAGCAATAAAGACAAGACTCTAGTCTTCCAGTTTTCTGTTAAGCATGAACAGAAGCTTGACTGTGGAGGCGGCTACATGAAGTTGCTAAGTGGTGAAGTTGACCAGAAGAAATTTGGTGGGGACACCCCATACAG TATCATGTTTGGACCAGATATTTGTGGCTACAGCACCAAGAAAGTGCATGCTATTCTTACCTACAATGATACAAACCACTTGATCAAGAAGGAGGTTCCATGTGAGACTGATCAGCTCACTCATGTTTACACCTTCATTATCCGCCCTGATGCTACCTACAGCATTCGTATTGACAATGAAGAGAAGCAGACTGGAAGTTTATACTCTGATTGGAGTCTTCTACCCCCAAAGGAGATAAAGGATCCAGAGGCCAAGAAG CCTGAGGATTGGGATGACAAAGAATACATTCCTGATCCTGAAGATCAGAAGCCTGAG GGATATGATGACATTCTAAAGGAGATCCCTGACCCTGATGCCAAGAAG CCTGAAGATTGGGATGATGAGGAAGATGGTGAGTGGACAACTCCAACCATTCCAAACCCTGAGTACAAGGGCCCATGGAAACCAAAG AAAATTAAGAACCCTAACTACAAGGGCAAGTGGAAGGCACCAATGATTGACAACCCAG ATTTCAAGGATGACCCAGATCTTTATGTGTTCCCCAACTTGAAGTACGTTGGTATTGAATTGTGGCAG GTGAAATCTGGGACCCTGTTTGACAATGTTCTAATCACTGACGATGCTGAGTATGCTAACAAGGTCGCTGAAGAAACATGGGGCAAGAACAAGGAT GCTGAGAAGGCAGCATTTGAGGAGGCAGAAAAACAGAGCGAGGAAGAG GAAAAGAAGGATGATGCAATTGATTCAGAT GCTGAGGACGAGGATGATGCTGATGATGCCGAAGGAGATGATTCTGATGTTGATAACAAATCTGAAGATGTTGCTGAGACCAAAGAGGACGAAGATGTACAT GATGAGCTGTAG